The following coding sequences are from one Candidatus Borkfalkia ceftriaxoniphila window:
- a CDS encoding HAD-IIA family hydrolase — MKNENLARIARECDVFLLDMDGTVYLGERPIGDMQNTLQKMRGAGKSIVYLTNNSSKSAEEYIRKLDRLHFWDERDSVYTSGMAAAEYLKETHAGKRVYLVGTEALREEFLRAGIALCEESPDVCVLAYDTALTFEKIRKCNEFLVKGAFYVATHPDAVCPADGVSWPDVGSFLKLFETSCKRLPDVICGKPYTVMGDCVRRKLSAPKERIVMVGDRLNTDIRFGVNNGFRTLLVLSGEATAEQAETSCDRAEAVAESLNEIAEYL; from the coding sequence ATGAAAAATGAAAATCTTGCCCGTATCGCGCGGGAGTGCGACGTATTCCTTCTGGATATGGACGGCACCGTGTATTTGGGCGAGCGCCCGATCGGAGATATGCAAAATACCCTGCAAAAAATGCGCGGGGCGGGGAAATCCATCGTCTATCTCACCAACAATTCTTCTAAAAGCGCCGAAGAATATATACGCAAACTCGACCGCCTGCACTTTTGGGACGAGCGCGACAGCGTCTATACCTCCGGGATGGCGGCGGCGGAATATCTCAAAGAAACCCACGCGGGAAAGCGCGTGTACCTTGTCGGCACCGAGGCGCTGCGCGAAGAATTTTTGCGCGCGGGCATTGCGCTCTGCGAGGAATCGCCCGACGTCTGCGTGCTCGCCTACGACACGGCTCTCACCTTTGAAAAGATCCGCAAATGCAATGAATTTCTCGTCAAGGGCGCGTTTTACGTCGCCACGCACCCCGACGCGGTGTGTCCCGCCGACGGCGTTTCCTGGCCCGACGTGGGATCCTTTCTGAAATTGTTCGAAACTTCCTGCAAACGCCTGCCCGACGTGATCTGCGGAAAGCCGTACACCGTCATGGGCGACTGCGTGCGGCGCAAACTTTCTGCGCCCAAAGAGCGCATCGTCATGGTGGGGGACAGGCTGAATACCGATATCCGCTTCGGCGTCAACAACGGGTTCCGTACTCTTTTGGTTTTAAGCGGAGAGGCGACCGCCGAACAGGCGGAAACTTCCTGCGACCGCGCCGAGGCGGTGGCGGAAAGTTTAAACGAAATCGCCGAATATTTGTGA
- a CDS encoding citrate/2-methylcitrate synthase — MNYTEYMEYLTKKYGQDIAELTKAASKSDVINPKLYEKYDVKRGLRDINGNGVICGLTEISEITAFGKDAEGNKVPVNGELYYRGVNIRDFVKGAAGRRFAFEEATYLLLFGHLPSKEHLERFCELLGDLRVLHPNFVRDIIMKAPSKDMMNMLARCVLSLYSYDPKADNTSRRNVMRQSLHLIAQFPLLCVYSQKAYNYNNSDASLCIHKPKKELSTAETILYTLRDDMKFSQLEAQVLDLCLVLHAEHGGGNNSTFTTHVVTSSGTDTYSSVAASLGSLKGPKHGGANIKVCEMFDAIKENVPDFERGKLTDYIAKILDKEAFDKTGLVYGMGHAVYSLSDPRADILKEFAEKLAVEKGMEKEYEMRKSVADIAAELIAEKRKIYKGVSPNVDFYSGFVYDMLGLPRELYTPLFAVARIAGWSAHRIEELTNGGKIIRPGYQAVAKRQKYVPLESRKLDQ; from the coding sequence ATGAACTACACCGAGTACATGGAATATCTTACCAAAAAATACGGTCAGGATATTGCAGAACTTACGAAAGCCGCTTCCAAAAGCGACGTGATCAACCCCAAACTGTACGAAAAGTACGACGTGAAGCGCGGCCTTCGCGACATCAACGGCAACGGCGTGATCTGCGGTCTGACGGAAATATCCGAAATTACCGCGTTCGGCAAGGACGCGGAAGGCAACAAGGTGCCCGTAAACGGAGAACTCTATTATCGGGGCGTGAACATCCGCGATTTCGTCAAGGGCGCGGCGGGCCGTAGATTCGCATTCGAAGAGGCGACTTATCTTCTTTTATTCGGGCATCTCCCCTCGAAGGAGCATCTCGAACGTTTTTGCGAACTTTTGGGCGATCTTCGCGTGCTGCATCCCAATTTCGTGCGGGATATCATTATGAAGGCCCCCTCCAAGGATATGATGAATATGCTCGCGCGCTGCGTTCTCAGCCTCTATTCGTACGATCCGAAAGCGGACAACACTTCGCGCCGCAACGTGATGCGCCAGTCGCTCCATCTCATCGCGCAGTTCCCGCTTCTGTGCGTCTATTCGCAGAAAGCGTACAACTACAACAACAGCGACGCGTCGCTTTGCATCCACAAGCCGAAAAAGGAACTTTCCACCGCGGAGACCATCCTCTACACCCTGCGCGACGACATGAAGTTTTCCCAACTGGAAGCGCAGGTCTTAGACCTTTGCCTCGTTCTGCATGCCGAACACGGCGGCGGCAATAACTCCACGTTCACGACGCACGTGGTCACGTCCTCGGGAACGGACACCTATTCTTCGGTGGCGGCGTCCTTGGGCTCGCTCAAAGGACCCAAACACGGCGGAGCCAACATCAAAGTGTGCGAGATGTTCGACGCCATCAAAGAAAACGTGCCCGATTTCGAACGCGGCAAACTCACGGATTACATTGCTAAGATCCTCGACAAGGAGGCGTTCGACAAAACGGGTCTCGTGTACGGCATGGGGCACGCAGTCTATTCGCTTTCCGACCCCCGCGCGGACATTTTAAAGGAATTCGCGGAAAAACTCGCCGTGGAAAAGGGCATGGAGAAAGAATACGAAATGCGCAAGTCGGTCGCGGATATCGCCGCCGAACTGATCGCGGAAAAGCGCAAGATATACAAGGGCGTCAGTCCCAACGTAGACTTCTATTCGGGATTCGTATACGATATGCTGGGGCTGCCGCGCGAACTGTATACGCCTCTGTTCGCCGTGGCGCGCATCGCGGGCTGGTCGGCGCACCGCATCGAGGAACTGACCAACGGCGGCAAGATCATCCGTCCGGGATATCAGGCAGTCGCCAAGCGGCAGAAATACGTTCCTTTGGAATCGAGAAAACTCGATCAATAA
- a CDS encoding NADH-quinone oxidoreductase subunit NuoE family protein, with the protein MRLAKKIDVPFNGTKEQEECLKSELAALKESGGEGLLIAALQKAQEIYGYLPEAVQQMVADAFDVSLAEVYGVATFYAQFSLYPKGRYKVGVCLGTACYVKGSGEVYQKVCDSLKISGGECTDDLKFSLDATRCIGCCGLAPVMTVNDDVYGKVTVDEVESILAKYND; encoded by the coding sequence ATGAGGTTGGCTAAAAAAATCGACGTGCCCTTCAACGGCACGAAAGAGCAGGAAGAGTGCTTGAAAAGCGAACTCGCCGCGCTCAAAGAAAGCGGCGGCGAAGGGCTTTTGATCGCCGCCCTGCAAAAGGCGCAGGAGATCTACGGATATCTTCCCGAAGCCGTGCAGCAGATGGTCGCGGACGCGTTCGACGTATCATTGGCGGAAGTTTACGGCGTCGCCACGTTTTACGCGCAGTTTTCGCTGTACCCCAAGGGCCGCTATAAAGTGGGCGTTTGCCTGGGTACGGCTTGCTACGTGAAAGGTTCGGGCGAAGTGTATCAAAAGGTTTGCGATTCGCTGAAAATATCGGGCGGGGAATGTACGGACGATCTGAAATTTTCTTTGGACGCCACGCGCTGCATCGGTTGCTGCGGGCTTGCGCCCGTCATGACCGTCAACGACGACGTATACGGCAAAGTGACGGTGGACGAAGTGGAATCCATCCTCGCGAAATATAACGACTGA
- a CDS encoding ATP-binding protein, producing MRELALNVLDIVENSLAAGAKLVKVALTVRLCDDFLSICIEDDGCGMDETTLAKACDPFTTSRTTRNVGLGLPLFRFSAESAGGAFSIESKRGEGTRVEATYRIGHIDRMPLGDFGGVVLQMVTMNERVDFYITVSDGEQTGVLDTREIKEILGDISLTDPEVRAYLKEYIQENLVSVYGGKL from the coding sequence ATGCGCGAACTTGCTCTCAACGTGCTCGATATCGTGGAAAATTCGCTCGCCGCGGGCGCGAAACTCGTGAAAGTTGCTCTGACCGTGCGGTTATGCGATGATTTTCTTTCCATTTGTATCGAGGACGACGGCTGCGGCATGGACGAAACGACGCTTGCAAAGGCCTGCGACCCCTTTACTACCTCGCGCACGACGCGAAACGTGGGATTGGGGCTGCCGCTCTTCCGTTTTTCGGCCGAGAGCGCGGGCGGCGCCTTTTCCATCGAATCGAAAAGGGGCGAGGGCACAAGGGTAGAGGCGACCTATCGCATCGGACATATCGACAGAATGCCGCTGGGCGATTTCGGCGGCGTCGTTTTGCAGATGGTCACGATGAACGAGCGGGTGGACTTTTATATCACCGTTTCCGACGGGGAACAAACGGGCGTGCTCGACACGCGCGAGATCAAAGAAATTTTGGGGGATATCTCCTTAACGGATCCCGAAGTGAGAGCATATCTCAAAGAGTATATTCAGGAAAATTTAGTCAGTGTTTACGGAGGTAAGTTATGA
- a CDS encoding (2Fe-2S) ferredoxin domain-containing protein: MKSLEELKALRDKMKSATDNRAVAGDDEVVVKVGMATCGIAAGARPVLGALLDEADKRQLHNVSISQTGCIGLCRLEPIVEVFKNGEKYTYVLMTPEKARRVVAEHVVNGNAVKEFLIAEK, from the coding sequence ATGAAGAGTTTGGAAGAACTCAAAGCCCTGCGCGATAAAATGAAATCGGCCACGGACAACCGTGCCGTCGCGGGCGACGACGAAGTAGTCGTCAAGGTCGGTATGGCGACCTGCGGCATCGCCGCGGGCGCGCGCCCCGTTCTCGGCGCGCTTTTGGACGAAGCGGATAAACGGCAACTGCACAACGTCAGCATTTCGCAGACGGGCTGCATCGGGCTTTGCAGGTTAGAGCCCATTGTGGAAGTATTTAAGAACGGGGAAAAATATACGTATGTTTTGATGACTCCCGAAAAGGCGCGAAGAGTCGTTGCCGAGCACGTCGTCAACGGCAACGCGGTCAAAGAGTTTTTGATCGCGGAGAAATAA
- a CDS encoding NADH-quinone oxidoreductase subunit NuoF produces the protein MFRTHILVCGGTGCTSNNSMKIYDKLVEGIKREGLESEVHVTKTGCFGLCALGPIMIVYPEGAFYSQVKVEDVDEIIAEHIVKGRIVTRLLYTETVGDDGNIKALNDTQFYKKQMRLALRNCGVVNPEKIEEYIAYDGYQALGKVLTEMTPEEVIEEISKSGLRGRGGAGFPTGRKWQFARASKGDKKYVCCNADEGDPGAFMDRSILEGDPHAVIEAMAIAAYAIGSDQGYVYIRAEYPIAVQRLTIAIQQAREYGLLGKNIFGTDFCFDLDIRLGAGAFVCGEETALMTSIEGHRGEPRPRPPFPAVKGLFGKPTILNNVETYANVPQIILKGADWFSSIGTPKSRGTKVFALGGKIHNTGLVEIPMGTTLREIIYDIGGGCPNGKKFKAAQTGGPSGGCIPAHLIDTPIDYDNLIAIGSMMGSGGLIVMDEDNCMVDIAKFFLEFTVDESCGKCTPCRVGTKRLYELLCKVTDGTATMEDLDKMEELCYYIKENSLCGLGQTAPNPVLSTLHYFRDEYEAHVKEKRCPAGVCKKLLQYRIVADKCKGCTLCARNCPVGAISGTVKNPHVIDTGKCIKCGVCMEKCKFGAIVKA, from the coding sequence ATGTTCAGGACACACATTTTGGTTTGCGGCGGTACGGGCTGTACCTCCAACAATTCTATGAAAATATACGATAAACTCGTGGAGGGCATCAAACGCGAGGGGCTGGAAAGCGAAGTGCACGTGACGAAAACTGGCTGTTTCGGACTTTGCGCGCTCGGTCCCATCATGATCGTCTATCCCGAAGGCGCCTTCTATTCACAGGTGAAAGTGGAGGACGTGGACGAGATCATCGCCGAGCATATCGTGAAAGGGCGTATCGTAACGCGGCTTCTCTACACCGAAACGGTGGGGGACGACGGCAATATCAAGGCGCTCAACGATACGCAATTCTATAAAAAACAGATGCGCCTCGCCCTTCGTAACTGCGGCGTGGTCAATCCCGAAAAAATCGAAGAATACATCGCCTACGACGGTTATCAGGCGCTAGGCAAAGTGCTCACGGAAATGACGCCCGAAGAAGTCATCGAGGAAATTTCCAAGTCGGGCTTGCGCGGCCGCGGCGGCGCGGGCTTCCCCACGGGGCGCAAATGGCAGTTCGCCAGAGCCTCCAAGGGCGATAAAAAATACGTCTGCTGCAACGCGGACGAGGGCGATCCCGGCGCGTTCATGGACCGTTCCATTCTGGAAGGCGACCCGCACGCCGTCATCGAGGCGATGGCGATCGCCGCCTACGCCATCGGTTCCGACCAGGGCTACGTATATATCCGCGCGGAATATCCCATCGCGGTGCAGAGATTGACGATCGCCATTCAGCAGGCGAGAGAGTACGGGCTTTTGGGCAAGAACATTTTCGGAACGGATTTCTGTTTCGATCTGGATATCCGTCTCGGCGCGGGCGCGTTCGTCTGCGGCGAAGAAACGGCGCTGATGACCTCTATCGAAGGGCACCGCGGCGAGCCGCGTCCCCGTCCCCCGTTCCCTGCGGTCAAGGGACTGTTCGGCAAACCGACCATTCTCAATAACGTGGAGACCTACGCCAACGTGCCGCAAATCATCTTGAAGGGCGCGGATTGGTTCTCCTCCATCGGCACGCCCAAGAGCCGCGGCACAAAGGTGTTCGCGCTCGGCGGAAAAATACACAATACGGGACTCGTGGAGATCCCCATGGGCACCACGCTCAGAGAGATCATTTACGATATCGGCGGCGGCTGCCCCAACGGCAAAAAATTCAAGGCGGCGCAGACGGGCGGCCCCTCGGGCGGCTGTATCCCCGCGCACCTCATCGATACGCCCATCGACTATGACAACCTGATCGCCATCGGCTCCATGATGGGTTCGGGCGGCCTCATCGTCATGGACGAAGACAACTGCATGGTCGATATCGCCAAATTCTTCCTCGAATTCACCGTGGACGAAAGTTGCGGTAAGTGCACGCCCTGCCGCGTGGGTACCAAGCGCCTTTACGAACTTTTGTGCAAAGTGACCGACGGCACCGCGACCATGGAAGATCTGGATAAGATGGAAGAGTTGTGCTATTATATCAAAGAAAATTCCCTTTGCGGCCTCGGCCAGACGGCGCCTAACCCCGTGCTCTCCACCCTGCATTATTTCAGGGACGAGTACGAAGCGCACGTCAAGGAAAAGAGATGTCCCGCGGGCGTCTGCAAAAAACTGTTGCAGTACCGCATCGTCGCGGACAAGTGCAAAGGCTGTACGCTCTGCGCGAGAAACTGCCCCGTGGGCGCGATCTCGGGCACGGTGAAAAATCCTCACGTCATCGATACGGGCAAGTGCATCAAATGCGGCGTCTGCATGGAAAAATGTAAGTTCGGCGCGATCGTAAAGGCGTAA
- a CDS encoding NADH-dependent [FeFe] hydrogenase, group A6, translating to MVNLKINNIPVQVKEGTTILDAAKSVGINIPTLCYLKDINEIGACRVCVVEVKGARSLVASCVYPVNEGMEVFTNTEKVRKSRKTTIELLMSDHKKECLSCVRSTNCELQTLSNEYGCDAAAFQGERNLSEPDESTSYLVRDNEKCILCRRCVATCKSVQQVAVIAPSRRGFKTHIGCAFESDLADVPCVACGQCIAVCPTGALHEREEIDNVREAIADPEKVVVVAPAPAVRAAIGEEFGNPVGTNTEGKMFTALRMLGFDKVFDVNFAADLTIMEEANELVERVKEGGKLPMFTSCSPGWIRYVEYYYPELIPNLSSCKSPMQMFGATVKTYYAQKEGIDPKNIYVVGVMPCTAKKFERTRDDQSASGYPDIDAVLTTRELAKMIRTAGILYNELPDGTFDNPLGEFTGAGVIFGATGGVMEAALRTAAETITGKSLDAVDYKAVRGMQGIKEAEYDLNGLKVKVAVASGLTNAKALCEKIRKGECDYTFVEVMCCPGGCINGGGQPIQSAYTRRTVDIKGKRAKALYDEDKKSDIRKSHENPAVNSLYKEFFGAPGSHKAHEILHTKYVNRKK from the coding sequence ATGGTTAATTTAAAGATCAACAATATTCCCGTGCAGGTCAAAGAGGGCACCACGATTCTGGACGCGGCTAAGAGCGTAGGTATCAATATCCCCACCCTGTGCTATTTGAAAGACATCAACGAGATCGGCGCGTGCCGCGTGTGCGTCGTCGAAGTCAAGGGCGCGAGAAGCCTCGTCGCTTCCTGCGTGTATCCCGTCAACGAGGGCATGGAAGTTTTCACCAACACCGAAAAGGTGAGAAAGTCGAGAAAGACGACTATCGAACTTTTAATGTCCGACCATAAAAAGGAATGCCTGTCGTGCGTGCGCAGCACCAACTGCGAATTGCAGACGCTTTCCAACGAATACGGGTGCGACGCCGCCGCTTTCCAGGGCGAGCGCAACCTGTCCGAACCCGACGAATCCACTTCCTATCTCGTGCGCGACAATGAAAAATGTATTCTCTGCCGCCGCTGCGTAGCCACGTGCAAGAGCGTGCAGCAGGTCGCGGTCATCGCGCCCAGCCGCCGCGGATTCAAGACGCATATCGGCTGCGCGTTCGAAAGCGACCTCGCGGACGTTCCCTGCGTCGCCTGCGGTCAGTGCATCGCGGTGTGCCCGACGGGCGCGCTGCACGAGCGCGAGGAGATCGACAACGTGCGCGAAGCGATCGCAGACCCCGAAAAGGTTGTCGTCGTGGCGCCCGCGCCCGCCGTCCGCGCCGCTATCGGCGAAGAGTTCGGCAACCCCGTAGGCACCAATACCGAGGGCAAAATGTTCACGGCGCTCCGTATGCTCGGCTTCGACAAGGTGTTCGACGTCAACTTCGCCGCCGACCTCACCATCATGGAAGAGGCGAACGAACTCGTCGAGCGCGTCAAAGAGGGCGGCAAACTGCCCATGTTCACGAGTTGCTCGCCCGGCTGGATCCGCTATGTGGAATATTACTATCCCGAACTGATCCCCAATCTCTCTTCGTGCAAATCGCCCATGCAGATGTTCGGCGCCACGGTCAAGACCTATTACGCGCAGAAAGAGGGCATCGACCCCAAAAATATTTACGTGGTCGGCGTGATGCCCTGCACAGCGAAAAAATTCGAGCGCACGCGCGACGATCAGTCCGCGAGCGGCTATCCCGATATCGACGCGGTGCTCACCACGCGCGAACTTGCGAAAATGATCCGCACAGCGGGCATCTTGTACAACGAACTTCCCGACGGCACCTTCGACAACCCTCTGGGCGAATTCACGGGTGCGGGCGTCATCTTCGGCGCGACGGGCGGCGTGATGGAGGCGGCGCTGCGTACGGCGGCGGAAACCATTACGGGCAAGAGCCTCGACGCGGTCGATTACAAGGCTGTGCGCGGTATGCAGGGCATCAAAGAGGCGGAATACGACCTCAACGGGCTCAAAGTCAAAGTGGCGGTCGCGTCGGGCCTCACCAACGCCAAAGCGCTGTGCGAGAAGATCAGAAAGGGCGAATGCGACTACACTTTCGTGGAAGTGATGTGCTGCCCCGGCGGCTGCATCAACGGCGGCGGACAGCCCATTCAGAGCGCGTACACGCGCCGCACCGTGGATATCAAGGGCAAGCGCGCCAAAGCGCTGTACGACGAGGACAAGAAGTCCGATATCCGCAAGAGCCACGAAAATCCCGCCGTCAACAGTCTTTATAAAGAATTTTTCGGCGCTCCCGGCTCCCACAAAGCCCACGAGATACTCCATACAAAATACGTAAACCGTAAAAAATAA
- a CDS encoding helix-turn-helix transcriptional regulator, which produces MLNDNIKRLRLSFQISQVELAKKLGVSKQCVSNWENDNVLPSIEMLVKLAQIFNVTTDNLLDLDSSETINVKGLNEKEISHIKCVVQDLLNLK; this is translated from the coding sequence ATGTTAAACGATAATATAAAAAGGCTGCGCCTTTCTTTTCAAATCAGTCAAGTAGAATTGGCAAAAAAATTGGGGGTAAGCAAGCAGTGCGTATCGAATTGGGAAAACGACAACGTGCTTCCTTCTATTGAAATGCTCGTAAAACTTGCGCAAATTTTTAATGTCACGACGGACAATCTTTTAGATTTAGATTCTTCAGAAACAATCAATGTAAAAGGACTGAACGAAAAAGAAATTTCACATATCAAATGTGTGGTGCAGGATCTTTTAAATCTAAAATAA
- a CDS encoding DUF4190 domain-containing protein encodes MKICKECGEELEEDCLVCPECLHEVVSMEDVIIKEQSQKDSKEEDKRTETSQVDNNSQNEKNANIYGLVGMIVGIVAFLIGWIMILAGIVLGVIGIVFSALGITKRQECTMNAFAIAGISVSIATVAFLILFWIITASNIGI; translated from the coding sequence ATGAAAATTTGTAAAGAATGCGGGGAAGAGTTGGAGGAAGACTGTTTGGTTTGCCCTGAATGTTTACATGAAGTAGTGTCTATGGAAGATGTGATCATTAAGGAACAGTCGCAGAAGGATTCAAAAGAAGAGGATAAACGCACCGAGACTTCTCAAGTGGATAATAACAGTCAAAATGAAAAGAATGCGAACATTTATGGGTTGGTCGGCATGATAGTGGGAATCGTAGCGTTTCTGATCGGTTGGATTATGATTTTGGCGGGCATTGTTTTGGGGGTAATAGGTATAGTATTTTCCGCATTAGGTATAACAAAACGGCAAGAATGTACAATGAATGCTTTTGCGATTGCTGGTATCTCGGTAAGTATTGCTACGGTTGCATTTCTAATTCTATTTTGGATAATTACAGCAAGTAATATAGGTATTTAA
- a CDS encoding DUF4097 family beta strand repeat-containing protein yields the protein MSEKKKSGAGKGLAVFGVIILLLGAALFIYGMSVIDWDFKQLSTFRYEYRTYEAENDEIDSIFVDFDQTNVRVEISETAQKITISYPLTFDRADKQKTDVTVSAEGGKLTLREESRYNWADHAFNLNWVSPQTVITLPSSAFVDINVKTSYGDVVLAGGSYGMLSLETSCGDVKASGFVADAATLKTDAGDVKINDADITKKLVANTHMGDIEAYGVQAYEIDLHSDLGEIEVENLDAQSIRLTSSYGDVSGSIEGAAEDFKIDAKTDLGDNNLSNRTDGAKSLYVHTALGDIEISFNR from the coding sequence ATGAGTGAAAAGAAAAAATCGGGCGCGGGCAAAGGCCTCGCCGTATTCGGCGTAATTATTCTGTTATTGGGCGCCGCCCTCTTTATTTACGGAATGTCCGTCATCGATTGGGATTTCAAGCAACTGAGCACCTTCCGTTACGAGTACCGCACGTACGAGGCGGAAAACGATGAAATCGATTCGATTTTCGTGGATTTCGACCAGACGAACGTGCGCGTGGAAATTTCCGAAACCGCGCAGAAAATTACGATTTCCTACCCCCTCACCTTCGACAGAGCAGATAAGCAAAAAACCGACGTTACCGTTTCTGCGGAAGGCGGCAAACTCACCCTGCGGGAAGAGAGCCGTTACAACTGGGCGGATCACGCGTTCAACCTGAATTGGGTATCGCCGCAGACGGTGATCACTCTGCCCTCCTCCGCTTTTGTCGATATCAACGTCAAGACGAGTTACGGCGACGTCGTGCTTGCGGGCGGTTCGTACGGTATGCTCTCTTTGGAAACGTCGTGCGGCGACGTGAAAGCGAGCGGATTTGTTGCGGATGCGGCGACCCTGAAGACCGATGCGGGCGACGTAAAGATCAACGACGCCGACATAACGAAAAAACTCGTCGCGAACACGCACATGGGCGACATAGAGGCGTACGGCGTACAGGCATACGAAATCGACCTCCATTCCGATCTGGGCGAGATCGAAGTCGAAAATCTGGACGCGCAGTCGATCAGGCTGACCTCGTCGTACGGCGACGTGAGCGGCAGTATCGAGGGCGCGGCGGAAGATTTCAAGATCGACGCCAAGACGGATCTCGGCGACAATAATCTTTCGAACCGCACGGACGGCGCCAAGTCGCTTTACGTTCACACCGCCCTCGGAGATATCGAGATCTCCTTCAACCGTTAA
- a CDS encoding DUF1700 domain-containing protein — MTKYEWERELKRHIAVLPKNEQARIFDYYSEIFEDRIEAGMQEKDIIYEFGNPFDVAQKILSDYRYEDYETVRPPRFRPDRPERDEKKAEPVFESEPAAPAYTAPKEAPRQTADFSQSAPREEKSSSGKFGRFLFMLVLYLFLGIPVIAVILSLAAIGLALAFSCIAMMAGGLVYAVYWAVQIGIAGYAASTLALIGAGLAVAGLGFIFVAPCFKLTKIILVSVGKIFRATFRYIRGKKAVKA; from the coding sequence ATGACCAAGTACGAATGGGAACGGGAGCTGAAAAGACATATCGCCGTGCTCCCGAAAAACGAACAGGCGAGAATATTCGATTATTACAGCGAGATCTTCGAAGACCGCATCGAGGCGGGCATGCAGGAAAAAGATATCATCTATGAATTCGGCAACCCCTTCGACGTAGCCCAGAAGATCCTATCCGATTATCGGTACGAGGATTACGAAACGGTGCGTCCGCCCAGATTCCGCCCCGACCGCCCCGAAAGGGATGAAAAAAAGGCGGAGCCCGTTTTCGAAAGCGAACCCGCCGCGCCTGCCTATACCGCGCCGAAAGAGGCGCCCCGCCAGACGGCGGATTTCAGCCAAAGCGCGCCGCGCGAAGAAAAGAGTTCCTCGGGGAAATTCGGCAGATTCCTTTTCATGTTGGTCTTATACCTCTTTTTGGGAATTCCCGTCATCGCGGTCATCTTAAGCCTCGCGGCGATCGGGCTGGCGCTCGCGTTCTCCTGCATCGCCATGATGGCGGGCGGACTGGTCTACGCCGTCTATTGGGCGGTACAGATCGGCATCGCGGGATACGCCGCCTCTACCCTCGCGCTCATCGGCGCCGGGCTTGCAGTCGCCGGGCTCGGCTTCATCTTCGTCGCGCCCTGTTTCAAACTCACCAAAATCATCCTCGTCAGCGTAGGTAAAATATTCAGAGCCACATTCCGCTATATCCGTGGCAAAAAGGCGGTGAAAGCATGA
- a CDS encoding PadR family transcriptional regulator, translated as MDTQLKKGLLDVCVLSVLRREESYGYKIISDIAPYIEISESTLYPILKRLEATGAVTTRSKEHGGRLRKYYMITDKGKQKIREFIEDIKEFDKIYQFILSGGRK; from the coding sequence TTGGATACACAGTTAAAAAAAGGGCTGCTGGACGTATGCGTTCTGTCCGTTTTGAGACGGGAGGAGTCGTACGGATATAAGATCATATCCGACATAGCGCCGTACATAGAAATATCGGAATCGACGCTCTATCCCATTTTAAAGAGGCTGGAAGCGACGGGCGCGGTCACGACGCGGAGCAAAGAACACGGCGGGCGGCTCAGAAAGTATTACATGATCACCGATAAAGGAAAGCAGAAGATCAGAGAATTTATCGAGGATATCAAGGAATTCGACAAGATCTATCAATTCATATTGAGCGGAGGACGAAAATGA